A genome region from Paracoccus sp. MC1862 includes the following:
- a CDS encoding ParB N-terminal domain-containing protein, translated as MSRKRRMFDIDLPKDDVAAPPDAALETFPAGKADQRRGPMATAIVETAESQRDRARIEAGIRAENDALAQEHVRLKRAGLIVDLVPLDAVDTRKLIRDRTPAPDPELGELVASIRDIGLSNPIRVEPGEDGRYELIQGWRRLAAYRQLLEETGDAERWGRIPAGIVARGDALESLYRRMVDENLVRKDLSFAEMAQMALHYAMDPETGETDPEKAVAVLFKSAGYQKRSYIRAFIPVVERLEGVLLYPHEIPRALGLALAQRLEEVPGLVAMIRAELAGWDTRSVRDELEVLRRHAGQGDGTEDTGAKPRPSQVPVPAGRARTSFQIARPQGSARCTATNGRLEIRLPRDFSTIDRRKLEAAVAEMLGRLD; from the coding sequence ATGAGCCGCAAGCGCCGGATGTTCGACATCGACCTGCCGAAGGACGACGTGGCCGCCCCCCCGGACGCGGCCCTTGAAACCTTCCCCGCGGGGAAGGCCGACCAGCGCCGCGGCCCGATGGCGACCGCCATTGTCGAGACGGCGGAATCGCAGCGCGACCGCGCCCGGATCGAGGCCGGCATCCGGGCCGAGAACGACGCGCTGGCGCAGGAACACGTCCGGCTGAAGCGCGCCGGCCTGATCGTGGACCTGGTCCCGCTGGACGCCGTGGATACCCGCAAGCTGATCCGCGACCGCACCCCGGCGCCGGACCCGGAACTGGGGGAACTGGTGGCCTCGATCCGCGACATCGGGCTGTCGAACCCGATCCGGGTCGAGCCGGGCGAGGACGGGCGCTACGAGCTGATCCAGGGCTGGCGCCGGCTGGCGGCCTATCGCCAGCTTCTGGAGGAAACCGGCGACGCCGAGCGCTGGGGCCGCATCCCGGCCGGCATCGTGGCGCGGGGCGACGCACTGGAGTCGCTGTACCGCCGGATGGTGGACGAGAACCTCGTCCGCAAGGACCTGTCCTTTGCCGAAATGGCGCAGATGGCGCTGCATTACGCCATGGACCCCGAGACCGGCGAGACCGATCCCGAAAAGGCCGTGGCGGTGCTGTTCAAGTCGGCGGGCTACCAGAAGCGCAGCTATATCCGCGCCTTCATCCCGGTGGTCGAGCGGCTGGAAGGCGTGCTGCTTTACCCCCACGAGATCCCGCGCGCCCTCGGCCTCGCGCTGGCGCAGCGGCTGGAGGAGGTGCCGGGGCTGGTGGCCATGATCCGGGCCGAGCTTGCGGGTTGGGACACGCGCTCGGTCCGGGACGAGCTTGAGGTGCTGCGCCGCCACGCGGGGCAGGGGGACGGGACAGAGGATACGGGTGCGAAGCCGCGCCCTTCGCAGGTGCCGGTGCCGGCGGGCAGGGCGCGCACCAGCTTCCAGATCGCCCGCCCGCAGGGCAGCGCCCGCTGCACCGCCACCAACGGGCGGCTTGAAATCCGTCTGCCCCGCGACTTTTCCACCATCGACCGCCGCAAGCTGGAGGCCGCCGTGGCCGAGATGCTGGGGCGGCTGGACTGA
- a CDS encoding type II toxin-antitoxin system Phd/YefM family antitoxin: MREIGAFEAKTHLSELLAAAEAGESVLITRRGAPVARLVPAGQGSDRAAAVARMGALREKLAARGIALDPAGILSARDEGRR; encoded by the coding sequence ATGCGCGAGATCGGCGCCTTCGAGGCCAAGACCCACCTGTCGGAACTGCTCGCCGCCGCCGAGGCGGGCGAGTCGGTGCTGATCACCCGCCGCGGCGCTCCGGTGGCGCGGCTGGTGCCGGCGGGGCAGGGCAGCGACCGCGCCGCCGCCGTCGCCCGGATGGGCGCGCTGCGGGAAAAGCTCGCCGCTCGCGGCATCGCGCTGGACCCCGCCGGGATCCTGTCGGCCCGCGACGAAGGCCGGCGGTGA
- a CDS encoding type II toxin-antitoxin system VapC family toxin codes for MSLVVDASALIGWAMPDESGLDLGPALVSHDAVLAPWLLWVELRNILLVSERRGRLPAGMVEQLLGTFDALAITLDAAPEGAVVIDLARRHGLTAYDALYLETALRHGAALATLDRALMRAAEAEGVAILG; via the coding sequence GTGAGCCTGGTCGTCGATGCCTCGGCGCTGATCGGCTGGGCGATGCCGGATGAAAGCGGGCTGGACCTCGGCCCGGCGCTGGTCAGCCATGACGCGGTGCTGGCGCCCTGGCTGCTGTGGGTGGAACTGCGCAACATCCTGCTGGTCAGCGAGCGCCGGGGCCGTCTGCCCGCGGGCATGGTCGAACAGTTGCTGGGCACATTCGACGCGCTGGCGATCACGCTGGACGCCGCGCCCGAGGGGGCGGTGGTGATCGACCTTGCCCGCCGCCACGGGCTGACGGCCTATGACGCGCTGTATCTGGAAACCGCCCTGCGCCACGGCGCGGCGCTGGCGACGCTGGACCGGGCGCTCATGCGGGCGGCAGAGGCCGAGGGCGTGGCGATCCTTGGCTGA
- a CDS encoding multidrug effflux MFS transporter encodes MTGAVTPPRMATLVALAGIAALSMNVFLPSLPGMARHFGVEYGVMQLSVSAYLGASAVVQLLVGPISDRWGRRPVMLGALVIFLAATAGTLLAPNAGWFLAMRMVQAVVTTGLVLSRAVVRDMVAGAAAASRIGYVTMGMAVVPMLAPIAGGALEQLWGWKASFTAMFVLGLAVLLLAWADMGETARGGLSLRAQLRAYPVLARSGRFWGYAMAATLASGAFFAYLGGAPFVGETVFRLTPAEVGYWFAAPSIGYLLGNYASGRWSMQWGMDRMILWGAVVTVAAVGGALAANLAQLHHPLAFFGAVAVMGLGNGMVMPNANAGMMSVRPDLAGTASGLGGALAVAGGAALAALAGYFLVPGAGATPLLVIMLLSALGSLCAVLGVWAAR; translated from the coding sequence ATGACCGGGGCGGTGACGCCGCCGAGGATGGCCACGCTGGTGGCGCTGGCGGGGATCGCCGCGCTGTCCATGAACGTGTTCCTGCCGTCGCTGCCCGGCATGGCGCGGCATTTCGGCGTCGAATACGGGGTGATGCAACTGTCCGTCTCGGCCTATCTCGGGGCCTCGGCGGTGGTGCAGCTGCTGGTCGGGCCGATCAGCGACCGCTGGGGGCGCCGGCCGGTGATGCTGGGGGCGCTGGTGATCTTCCTTGCCGCCACGGCCGGGACGCTGCTGGCCCCGAACGCGGGCTGGTTCCTCGCCATGCGGATGGTCCAGGCGGTGGTGACGACGGGCCTCGTGCTGTCGCGGGCGGTGGTGCGCGACATGGTGGCGGGGGCGGCGGCGGCCAGCCGGATCGGCTATGTCACCATGGGCATGGCGGTGGTGCCGATGCTGGCCCCCATCGCGGGCGGGGCGCTGGAACAGCTCTGGGGCTGGAAGGCCAGCTTCACCGCGATGTTCGTCCTCGGGCTGGCCGTGCTGCTGCTGGCCTGGGCCGACATGGGGGAAACCGCGCGGGGCGGGTTGTCGCTGCGCGCCCAGTTGCGGGCCTATCCGGTGCTGGCGCGGTCGGGGCGGTTCTGGGGCTATGCGATGGCCGCGACGCTGGCCTCGGGGGCCTTCTTCGCCTATCTGGGCGGCGCGCCCTTCGTGGGCGAGACGGTGTTCCGGCTGACCCCGGCCGAGGTCGGCTACTGGTTCGCCGCGCCCTCGATCGGCTATCTCCTGGGCAACTATGCCTCGGGGCGCTGGTCGATGCAGTGGGGCATGGACCGGATGATCCTCTGGGGCGCGGTGGTGACGGTGGCGGCGGTGGGGGGCGCGCTGGCCGCGAACCTCGCGCAACTGCACCATCCGCTGGCCTTCTTCGGCGCGGTGGCGGTCATGGGGCTGGGCAACGGCATGGTCATGCCCAATGCCAATGCCGGGATGATGAGCGTGCGGCCCGATCTTGCCGGCACCGCCAGCGGCCTCGGGGGCGCGCTCGCGGTCGCGGGGGGCGCGGCGCTGGCGGCGCTGGCGGGTTATTTCCTTGTGCCGGGCGCCGGGGCGACGCCGCTGCTGGTCATCATGCTGCTGTCCGCGCTGGGGTCGCTTTGCGCCGTGCTGGGGGTGTGGGCCGCGCGGTAA
- a CDS encoding alpha/beta fold hydrolase: protein MRWVEVNGKLLRHRHRPGRGPCLILLHEMGGSIESWDLVLPHLAPDQACLIPEMRGMGMSERVRGDFAMTDLAADLFHLITHLGIEGPVVLSGCAVGGAVALQFALDHPDRAAGVVPLDPALDTRPENVAAVRALADRMETEGLRAVEPLLLDRTYPQPYRDADPDHFAAVRGRWMANDPGSFAAYLRMLSRTDLFPRLGEVACPVILGSGEDDVLRPPEYVARVAQAIPGAEVVSLRAGHHLPDHAPEGVAGILNEMLRRVGDGAPPAS, encoded by the coding sequence ATGCGCTGGGTCGAGGTCAACGGAAAGCTGCTGCGCCACCGCCACCGTCCGGGGCGGGGGCCGTGCCTGATCCTGCTGCACGAGATGGGCGGCTCGATCGAAAGCTGGGACCTGGTGCTGCCGCATCTTGCGCCGGACCAGGCCTGCCTGATCCCCGAGATGCGGGGGATGGGGATGTCGGAACGGGTCCGGGGCGATTTCGCCATGACGGACCTTGCGGCCGACCTGTTCCACCTGATCACCCACCTGGGGATCGAGGGGCCGGTGGTCCTGTCCGGCTGCGCCGTCGGCGGCGCGGTGGCGCTGCAATTCGCGCTGGATCATCCCGACCGGGCGGCGGGGGTGGTCCCGCTGGACCCGGCCCTCGACACCCGGCCCGAAAACGTGGCCGCCGTCCGGGCGCTGGCCGACCGGATGGAAACCGAGGGCCTGCGCGCGGTCGAGCCGCTGCTGCTGGACCGCACCTATCCGCAGCCCTACCGCGACGCCGACCCCGACCATTTCGCCGCGGTGCGCGGCCGCTGGATGGCCAACGATCCGGGGTCCTTCGCGGCCTACCTGCGGATGCTCAGCCGCACCGACCTGTTCCCGCGTCTGGGCGAGGTCGCCTGCCCGGTGATCCTCGGCTCGGGCGAGGATGACGTGCTGCGGCCGCCCGAATATGTGGCACGGGTCGCGCAGGCCATCCCGGGGGCCGAGGTGGTCAGCCTCAGGGCCGGCCATCACCTGCCCGACCACGCCCCCGAGGGGGTCGCGGGCATCCTGAACGAGATGCTCCGCCGCGTCGGGGACGGCGCCCCCCCGGCATCGTGA
- a CDS encoding MFS transporter, which produces MGADQGRGRDDRHAALLSAAAGGWIAGIISDRIGRVRVLVFTVIWFTAWGIVAGFAQNYWQLMAARVMQGFGFGGEWAVGAALIGEVINPKHRGKAMGFVQSAFSLGWLGSAITAITILAIFEPDLAWRMTFWLSAIPAALIFWVRRGLDESTAYKKAAERPHDKASFATVFKPQYIKFTTLGALLVFGMQASSYVVLIWLPTLLVERGLQKGSQLLTIFVMATGTFCGFVLTAYLSDRWGRKATLLFMSVASWILTVTYMLVPLTPALSHILSFFVGAGVIGMFAAIGPFLSELFPTEVRTTCMGFSYNLGKTAAAFCITGVGLLAVPMGLAPAIAVFCFVAYALACLALLLLPETKGRDLTAISLDLPDGAQRAPAT; this is translated from the coding sequence GTGGGCGCTGACCAAGGCCGAGGTCGGGATGATCGGCACGCGGCGCTGCTGTCGGCGGCCGCGGGCGGCTGGATCGCGGGCATCATCAGCGACCGCATCGGCCGGGTCCGGGTGCTGGTCTTCACGGTGATCTGGTTCACCGCATGGGGCATCGTCGCGGGCTTCGCCCAGAACTACTGGCAACTGATGGCCGCGCGGGTGATGCAGGGCTTCGGCTTCGGCGGCGAATGGGCCGTCGGCGCGGCGCTCATCGGCGAGGTCATCAACCCCAAGCACCGCGGCAAGGCCATGGGCTTCGTGCAGTCGGCCTTTTCGCTGGGCTGGCTGGGCTCGGCGATCACCGCGATCACCATTCTCGCGATCTTCGAGCCTGACCTGGCCTGGCGCATGACCTTCTGGCTCAGCGCGATCCCGGCGGCGCTGATCTTCTGGGTCCGGCGGGGCCTGGACGAATCCACCGCCTACAAGAAGGCGGCCGAGCGGCCGCATGACAAGGCGTCCTTCGCGACCGTCTTCAAGCCGCAATACATCAAGTTCACGACCCTGGGCGCGCTGCTGGTCTTCGGGATGCAGGCCTCGTCCTATGTCGTGCTGATCTGGCTGCCGACGCTGCTGGTGGAACGCGGGCTGCAGAAAGGCTCGCAGCTTCTGACGATCTTCGTGATGGCGACCGGCACCTTCTGCGGCTTCGTGCTGACCGCCTACCTGTCGGACCGCTGGGGGCGCAAGGCCACGCTGCTGTTCATGTCGGTGGCCTCGTGGATCCTGACGGTGACCTACATGCTGGTGCCGCTGACGCCTGCGCTGTCGCATATCCTCAGCTTCTTCGTCGGTGCCGGCGTGATCGGGATGTTCGCGGCGATCGGGCCGTTCCTGTCGGAACTGTTCCCGACCGAGGTGCGCACGACCTGCATGGGCTTTTCCTACAACCTCGGCAAGACCGCCGCGGCCTTCTGCATCACCGGCGTCGGGCTGCTGGCCGTCCCGATGGGGCTGGCGCCGGCCATCGCGGTCTTCTGCTTCGTGGCCTATGCGCTGGCCTGCCTGGCGCTGCTGCTGCTGCCCGAAACCAAGGGGCGCGACCTGACTGCGATCAGCCTGGACCTGCCGGACGGGGCGCAACGGGCGCCCGCCACCTGA
- a CDS encoding CoA ester lyase, producing the protein MVGVAQARTALFVPADRPDRFAKAAASGADAVILDLEDAVAPSGKEAARALISADFTDRPVLVRINAAGTPWHEADLAALAGGRFSGAILPKAEDAETTSAVARRLGDVPLVALVESAKGIANARAIAAAGPVRLAFGSVDYCADLGCAHDREVLLPARSELVLASRLAGIAPPLDGVTVQLGDGAVAHGDAAHARALGMTGKLCIHPAQIAAVARAFLPSEAEVEWARRVLASGDGAVAVDGAMVDEPVRIRARGILSALS; encoded by the coding sequence ATGGTAGGCGTCGCGCAGGCCCGCACCGCGCTGTTCGTGCCCGCCGACCGCCCGGACCGCTTCGCCAAGGCCGCGGCTTCGGGCGCCGACGCGGTGATCCTCGATCTCGAGGACGCCGTCGCACCCTCGGGCAAGGAGGCCGCGCGGGCGCTGATCTCGGCCGATTTCACCGACCGGCCGGTGCTGGTCCGCATCAATGCCGCGGGCACGCCATGGCACGAGGCGGACCTTGCCGCGCTGGCGGGGGGGCGCTTTTCCGGGGCGATCCTGCCCAAGGCCGAGGATGCCGAAACCACATCGGCGGTGGCCCGAAGGCTGGGCGACGTGCCGCTGGTCGCGCTGGTGGAATCCGCCAAGGGCATCGCCAATGCCCGCGCCATCGCGGCGGCGGGGCCGGTGCGGCTGGCCTTCGGCTCGGTCGATTACTGCGCCGACCTCGGCTGCGCGCATGACCGCGAGGTGCTGCTGCCCGCCCGGTCCGAACTTGTGCTGGCCTCGCGGCTGGCCGGGATCGCCCCGCCCCTTGACGGGGTGACGGTGCAACTGGGGGACGGCGCGGTGGCCCATGGTGACGCCGCCCACGCGCGGGCCCTGGGGATGACCGGCAAGCTCTGCATCCATCCCGCCCAGATCGCCGCCGTCGCCCGCGCCTTCCTGCCCTCCGAGGCCGAGGTGGAATGGGCGCGCCGGGTGCTGGCCTCGGGCGACGGCGCCGTGGCCGTGGACGGCGCCATGGTCGATGAGCCGGTGCGCATCCGCGCAAGGGGCATCCTGTCGGCGCTGTCCTGA
- a CDS encoding MaoC family dehydratase N-terminal domain-containing protein, which yields MQLDIDHLRGWIGREESASELMTPVLAQRFNAMLDREGDTAPGADAPRMVHYCLCQPAAPTAELGEDGHPSRGGFLPPVPLPRRMRAGSTMEFTGEIRIGETVSRVSRILDVSAKEGRSGLLCFVTLEDSYASDGRPVLTERTDIVYRGPAGEEKAKAAPPPAPAGAHVRTVTPTPPLLFRYSAVTFIGHRIHYDLPYAREVEGYPGLIVHGPLQGTMLVHMAQDLRGALPARVTVRAMSPIFDTADFTLNATDDGEGMKLWTASANGPVGMEARVQW from the coding sequence ATGCAACTGGACATCGACCACCTGCGCGGCTGGATCGGGCGCGAGGAAAGCGCCAGCGAGCTGATGACCCCGGTCCTCGCGCAGCGGTTCAACGCGATGCTGGACCGCGAGGGCGACACCGCACCGGGCGCGGACGCGCCGCGCATGGTGCATTACTGCCTGTGCCAGCCCGCCGCCCCCACCGCCGAATTGGGCGAGGACGGCCACCCGTCCCGCGGCGGCTTCCTGCCGCCGGTACCCCTGCCGCGGCGGATGCGCGCCGGCTCGACGATGGAGTTCACCGGCGAGATCCGCATCGGCGAAACCGTCTCGCGCGTCTCGCGCATCCTCGACGTCAGCGCCAAGGAGGGCCGCTCGGGCCTGCTGTGCTTCGTCACGCTGGAAGACAGCTACGCCAGCGACGGCCGCCCGGTGCTGACCGAACGGACCGACATCGTTTATCGCGGCCCGGCCGGCGAGGAAAAGGCGAAAGCCGCGCCCCCGCCCGCCCCGGCGGGCGCCCATGTGCGGACCGTCACGCCCACGCCGCCCTTGCTGTTCCGCTATTCGGCCGTGACCTTCATCGGCCACCGCATCCATTACGACCTGCCCTATGCGCGCGAGGTCGAGGGCTATCCCGGCCTGATCGTCCACGGCCCGCTGCAGGGGACGATGCTGGTCCATATGGCGCAGGACCTGCGTGGCGCGTTGCCCGCGCGGGTGACTGTCCGGGCCATGTCGCCGATCTTCGACACCGCCGATTTCACCCTGAACGCCACCGACGACGGCGAGGGCATGAAGCTGTGGACCGCCAGCGCGAACGGCCCGGTCGGGATGGAGGCCCGCGTCCAATGGTAG
- a CDS encoding acyl-CoA dehydrogenase family protein, translating into MKHTTSDQYQDIRDAVRALCAQFPDEYHRRIDDERAYPAEFVDALTEAGWMAALIPEEYGGSGLGLAEASVIMEEINRSGGNSGACHGQMYNMNTLVRHGSEEQRQKYLPKIASGELRLQSMAVTEPTTGTDTTQLKTTAVKKGDKYVINGQKVWISRVQHSDLMILLARTTPLSEVKKKSEGLSIFLVDVKEAVANGMVVNPIANMVNHETNELFFDNLEIPAENLIGEEGRGFKYILTGLNAERTLIAAECIGDGYWFIDRVTKYANERVVFGRPIGQNQGVQFPIAESFIEVEAANLMRWEACRLYDAHQDSGAQANMAKYLAAKASWEAANACIQFHGGFGFAAEYDVERKFRETRLYQVAPISTNLILSYVGEHILGLPRSF; encoded by the coding sequence ATGAAGCACACGACCTCGGACCAGTATCAGGACATCCGCGACGCGGTGCGCGCCCTTTGCGCGCAGTTCCCCGATGAATACCACCGCCGCATCGACGACGAGCGCGCCTACCCTGCGGAATTCGTGGACGCGCTGACCGAGGCCGGCTGGATGGCCGCCCTGATCCCGGAAGAATACGGCGGCTCGGGCCTCGGCCTTGCCGAAGCCTCGGTCATCATGGAGGAGATCAACCGTTCGGGCGGCAACTCGGGCGCCTGCCACGGGCAGATGTACAACATGAACACCCTTGTCCGCCACGGGTCCGAGGAACAGCGCCAGAAATACCTGCCGAAGATCGCCAGCGGTGAATTGCGCCTGCAGTCCATGGCCGTGACCGAGCCGACCACCGGCACCGACACCACGCAACTCAAGACCACCGCCGTGAAGAAGGGCGACAAGTATGTCATCAACGGCCAGAAGGTCTGGATCAGCCGGGTCCAGCATTCCGACCTGATGATCCTGCTGGCGCGCACCACGCCCCTGTCCGAGGTGAAGAAGAAATCCGAAGGGCTGTCGATCTTCCTCGTCGACGTCAAGGAGGCGGTTGCCAATGGCATGGTCGTCAACCCCATCGCCAACATGGTCAACCACGAAACCAACGAGCTGTTCTTCGACAACCTCGAGATCCCGGCCGAAAACCTGATCGGCGAGGAAGGCCGCGGCTTCAAGTATATCCTGACCGGCCTGAACGCCGAACGCACCCTGATCGCCGCCGAATGCATCGGCGACGGCTACTGGTTCATCGACCGGGTGACGAAATACGCCAACGAGCGCGTCGTCTTCGGCCGCCCCATCGGCCAGAACCAGGGCGTCCAGTTCCCCATCGCCGAAAGCTTCATCGAGGTCGAGGCCGCGAACCTCATGCGCTGGGAAGCCTGCCGGCTTTACGACGCCCACCAGGACAGCGGCGCCCAGGCCAACATGGCCAAGTATCTGGCGGCGAAAGCAAGCTGGGAGGCCGCCAACGCCTGCATCCAGTTCCACGGCGGCTTCGGCTTTGCCGCCGAATACGACGTGGAACGCAAGTTCCGGGAAACCCGGCTGTATCAGGTCGCGCCGATCTCGACCAACCTGATCCTGTCCTATGTGGGCGAGCATATCCTCGGCCTGCCGCGCAGCTTCTGA
- a CDS encoding glutathione S-transferase family protein has product MPTLHWSPRSPYVRKAMVAIHEKGLADKVQTVRTAADPMVPHEGLMETNPLSKIPTLEREGLPPIWDSRVICEWADATGTTGPQLFPADPEARLAALRDEATGSGLMDIALPWLVETRMRPEPQRSDQQIAAWRRKTLSTLDWLEANIDAIAARDFDVGHIAIGVALCYLDFRFSAENWPEGRPRLAAWHAGFRDRPSVRATEFRDDPRPAA; this is encoded by the coding sequence ATGCCCACGCTTCACTGGTCGCCCCGCTCGCCCTATGTCCGCAAGGCCATGGTCGCCATCCATGAAAAGGGCCTTGCGGACAAGGTGCAGACCGTCCGCACCGCCGCCGACCCCATGGTCCCGCATGAAGGGCTGATGGAAACCAACCCCCTCAGCAAGATCCCCACACTGGAACGCGAGGGGCTGCCCCCGATCTGGGACAGCCGGGTGATCTGCGAATGGGCCGACGCGACCGGGACCACCGGGCCGCAGCTGTTCCCCGCCGACCCCGAGGCGCGGCTGGCCGCGCTGCGCGACGAGGCGACCGGCTCGGGGCTGATGGACATCGCCCTGCCTTGGCTGGTGGAAACCCGGATGCGGCCCGAACCCCAGCGCAGCGACCAGCAGATCGCAGCCTGGCGGCGCAAGACCCTCAGCACCCTCGACTGGCTGGAGGCGAATATCGACGCCATCGCCGCGCGGGATTTCGACGTGGGCCACATCGCCATCGGGGTGGCGCTCTGCTATCTCGATTTCCGCTTCTCGGCCGAGAACTGGCCCGAGGGCCGGCCCAGGCTCGCCGCCTGGCACGCGGGCTTCCGCGACCGCCCCTCGGTCCGGGCGACCGAGTTCCGCGACGATCCCCGCCCCGCGGCCTGA
- a CDS encoding acetyl-CoA hydrolase/transferase family protein → MSGRAALSVAAGDLDWRGLLPAGGMVAWGQASAEPLCLTESLMAARHRVGGFRAGIGISLSGSVAPEHADCVSFVSYTGAGNNRRLARAGALDILPLTYGQFADALSPVDLLLLHLPPAGPDGSHSMGLVSEYIADLIPRAAMVVAEVNDRLPQTFGSRRVRPDEIDVIVHSSRDPLAMPEAAAGATAQAIAARVAGLIEDGATLQLGIGQLPEAILAALGGHRDLGIHSGTIGDGVARLAAGGALTNARKSIDPGLTVTGAIMGGPEAWAWADGNDALRLAPTSYTHDPAVLARIERFAAINSAIEVDLTGQINAEIAGGTYVGAVGAAGDFLRAAARSHGGLPVIALPASVPKTGQSRIVARLSGPVSTARADAGIIVTEHGVADLRGRTLRDRRRLMLGIAPPEHRASLEADNP, encoded by the coding sequence ATGAGCGGCCGCGCCGCCCTGTCCGTCGCTGCCGGCGATCTGGACTGGCGCGGCCTTCTGCCCGCGGGCGGCATGGTGGCCTGGGGCCAGGCCTCGGCCGAGCCGCTGTGCCTGACCGAAAGCCTGATGGCGGCACGCCACCGGGTCGGCGGCTTCCGCGCCGGGATCGGGATTTCCCTGTCCGGGTCGGTTGCGCCCGAACACGCCGATTGCGTCAGCTTCGTGTCCTACACCGGGGCCGGGAACAACCGGCGGCTGGCGCGGGCGGGGGCGCTCGACATCCTGCCGCTGACCTACGGGCAGTTCGCCGATGCGCTGTCGCCGGTGGACCTGCTGCTGCTGCACCTGCCCCCCGCCGGGCCGGACGGCAGCCATTCCATGGGCCTCGTGTCGGAATACATCGCCGACCTGATCCCCCGCGCGGCCATGGTCGTGGCCGAGGTGAACGACCGCCTGCCGCAGACCTTCGGCAGCCGGCGGGTGCGCCCCGACGAGATCGACGTGATCGTCCATTCCTCGCGCGACCCCCTTGCCATGCCCGAAGCCGCGGCCGGGGCAACCGCCCAGGCCATCGCCGCCCGCGTGGCCGGGCTGATCGAGGACGGCGCGACCCTGCAGCTCGGCATCGGCCAGTTGCCCGAGGCGATCCTTGCGGCGCTGGGGGGCCACCGCGACCTCGGCATCCATTCCGGCACCATCGGCGACGGCGTGGCCCGGCTGGCCGCAGGGGGCGCGCTTACCAATGCGCGCAAGTCCATCGACCCCGGCCTGACCGTCACCGGCGCGATCATGGGCGGCCCGGAAGCCTGGGCCTGGGCCGATGGCAACGACGCCCTGCGGCTGGCGCCCACCTCCTACACCCATGATCCGGCTGTGCTTGCGCGGATCGAGCGCTTCGCCGCGATCAACTCGGCGATCGAGGTGGACCTGACCGGCCAGATCAACGCCGAGATCGCGGGCGGCACCTATGTCGGCGCGGTGGGGGCTGCGGGGGATTTCCTGCGCGCCGCCGCGCGGTCCCACGGCGGGCTTCCCGTCATCGCCCTGCCGGCCAGCGTGCCGAAGACCGGGCAGTCGCGCATCGTCGCCCGCCTGTCCGGCCCGGTGTCCACCGCCCGCGCCGATGCGGGCATCATCGTGACCGAACATGGCGTGGCTGACCTGCGCGGCCGCACCTTGCGCGACCGCCGCCGCCTGATGCTGGGGATCGCGCCCCCCGAACACCGCGCCTCGCTTGAGGCCGACAACCCATGA